A single Macaca mulatta isolate MMU2019108-1 chromosome 11, T2T-MMU8v2.0, whole genome shotgun sequence DNA region contains:
- the ART4 gene encoding ecto-ADP-ribosyltransferase 4: MKMQGQRRSTCDTSKWGPLMNRCKKILLPTTAAPTVIRIWLLGGLLPFLLLLSGLQRPTDGSEVAMKIDFDFAPGSFDDQYQGCSKEVMEKLTQGDYFTKDIEAQKNYFGMWQKAHLTWLNQGKVLPQNMTTTHAVAILFYTLNSNVRSNFTRAVAYVARAPQQYERSFQFKYLHYYLTTAVQLLRKDSVMKNGTPLCYEVHYRTKDVHFSAYTGATIRFGQFLSTSLLKEEAQEFGNQTLFTIFTCLGAPVQYFSLKKEVLIPPYELFKVINMSSHPRGNWLQLRSTGNLSTYNCQLLKASSKKCIPDPIAIASLSFLASVIIFSKSRV, translated from the exons ATGAAGATGCAAGGGCAAAGGAGAAGCACTTGTGATACAAGCAAATGGGGTCCATTGATGAACAGATGCAAGAAGATTCTTCTCCCAACTACTGCAGCTCCTACAGTGATAAGAATCTGGCTCCTTGGAGGCCTGCTGCCATTCCTGCTGCTCCTCTCTGGCCTGCAGAGACCCACAGACGGTTCTGAG gtTGCGATGAAAATCGACTTTGACTTCGCACCAGGTTCCTTTGATGATCAGTACCAAGGCTGTAGCAAAGAGGTTATGGAGAAACTAACTCAAGGGGATTATTTCACAAAAGACATAGAAGCCCAGAAGAATTACTTTGGGATGTGGCAAAAAGCTCACTTAACCTGGCTTAACCAAGGAAAAGTTCTACCCCAGAACATGACTACCACGCATGCTGTGGctattttgttttatacattgAACAGCAATGTTCGTTCTAACTTTACTAGAGCCGTGGCCTATGTTGCCAGGGCTCCACAGCAGTATGAACGTTCATTCCAATTCAAATATTTACACTACTACCTCACCACAGCAGTCCAGCTGCTGAGGAAAGACAGCGTCATGAAGAATGGCACTCCTCTGTGCTATGAGGTGCATTATAGGACGAAGGATGTCCACTTCAGCGCCTACACAGGTGCCACCATTCGATTTGGCCAATTCCTCTCCACATCCCTCCTAAAAGAAGAGGCACAGGAGTTTGGGAACCAGACACTATTTACCATATTCACATGCCTGGGTGCACCTGTACAATACTTCTCCCTCAAGAAGGAAGTCTTGATCCCTCCCTATGAGTTGTTCAAAGTTATAAATATGAGCTCCCACCCAAGAGGAAACTGGTTGCAGTTGAGGTCAACTGGGAACCTGAGCACGTACAACTGTCAGCTGCTAAAAG